The following are encoded together in the Neomonachus schauinslandi chromosome 15, ASM220157v2, whole genome shotgun sequence genome:
- the FOXN1 gene encoding forkhead box protein N1 produces MVSLLPPQSDTTLPSPARLEGEPQGDLMQAPGLPGSPAPQNKLAGFSCSSFVPDGPAERASSLPPQSPSVASPGPEQVHCPAGPGPGPFRLSPSDKYPSFGFEEGPASSPGRFLKGGHGPFHPYKRHFHEDVFPEAQTALALDGHSFKTPGVLEAFEEIPVDVGEAEAFPPGFSAEAWCNGLPYPSQEHSPQVLQGSEVKVKPPALETGPGMYCYQPPLQHMYCPSQPPFHQYSPGGGSYPIPYLGSSHYPYQRIAPQASTDGHQPLFPKPIYSYSILIFMALKNSKTGSLPVSEIYNFMTEHFPYFKTAPDGWKNSVRHNLSLNKCFEKVENKSGSSSRKGCLWALNPAKIDKMQEELQKWKRKDPIAVRKSMAKPEELDSLIGEKREKLGSPLLGCPPPGLASSGSIRPLAPPVGLSQPLHSIHPAPGPIPGKNPLQDLLGGHVPSCYGQTYSHLSPGLAPPGPPQPLFPQPDGHLELRAQPGTPQDSPLPANTPPSHSAKLLAEPSPARTMHDTLLPDGDLGTDLDAINPSLTDFDFQGNLWEQLKDDSLALDPLVLVTSSPTPPPMPPPPPPPHCFAPGSCPAETGSGAGDLASPGSGGSGALGDLHLTTLYSAFMELEPTPPTAPAGPSVYLSPSSKPMALA; encoded by the exons ATGGTGTCGTTACTCCCGCCGCAGTCTGACACCACGCTGCCCAGCCCCGCCAGACTGGAAGGCGAGCCCCAGGGGGACCTCATGCAGGCACCGGgcctcccaggctcccctgccccGCAGAAC AAGCTTGCCGGCTTCAGCTGCTCATCATTTGTGCCCGACGGCCCCGCAGAGAGGGCATCCTCACTGCCCCCACAGAGCCCCAGCGTCGCATCACCAGGCCCTGAGCAAGTCCACTGCCCAGCCGGCCCGGGCCCGGGCCCCTTCCGGCTCTCGCCCTCAGACAAGTACCCCAGCTTCGGCTTTGAGGAGGGCCCAGCAAGCAGCCCCGGGCGCTTCCTCAAGGGTGGCCACGGGCCTTTCCACCCATACAAGCGGCATTTCCACGAGGACGTCTTCCCCGAGGCCCAGACCGCCCTGGCCCTTGATGGACACTCCTTTAAGACCCCGGGGGTGCTGGAGGCCTTCGAGGAGATCCCCGTGGATGTGGGGGAGGCTGAGGCCTTCCCGCCTGGCTTCTCAGCAGAGGCCTGGTGCAACGGGCTCCCCTACCCCAGCCAAGAGCACAGCCCCCAAGTCCTG CAGGGGTCAGAAGTCAAGGTCAAGCCCCCAGCTCTGGAGACTGGTCCTGGGATGTACTGTTACCAGCCCCCCTTGCAGCACATGTActgtccctcccagccccccttcCACCAG TACTCACCAGGTGGTGGCAGCTACCCCATACCGTACCTGGGCTCCTCACACTATCCATACCAGCGGATTGCGCCCCAGGCCAGCACCGATGGGCACCAGCCTCTCTTCCCAAAACCCATCTACTCCTACAG CATCCTCATCTTCATGGCCCTTAAGAACAGTAAAACGGGGAGCCTTCCTGTCAGCGAGATCTACAATTTCATGACGGAGCACTTTCCCTACTTCAAG ACGGCTCCTGACGGCTGGAAGAATTCCGTTCGCCACAACCTTTCTCTCAACAAGTGCTTTGAGAAGGTGGAGAACAAATCAGGAAGCTCCTCCCGCAAGGGCTGCCTGTGGGCCCTCAATCCGGCCAAAATCGACAAGATGCAGGAGGAGCTGCAGAAGTGGAAGAGGAAAGACCCTATTGCTGTGCGCAAGAGCATGGCCAAGCCAG AAGAGCTGGACAGCCTCattggagagaagagggagaagctgggctcCCCACTGCTGGGCTGCCCACCCCCTGGGCTGGCCAGCTCAGGCTCCATCCGGCCCCTGGCCCCTCCGGTTGGGCTCTCCCAGCCACTGCACTCAATCCACCCAGCTCCGGGCCCCATTCCCGGCAAGAACCCCCTGCAGGACCTACTTGGGGGGCATGTGCCCTCCTGCTATGGGCAGACATATTCGCACCTCTCCCCGGGCCTGGCCCCTCCCGGACCCCCACAGCCATTGTTCCCGCAGCCGGACGGGCACCTTGAGCTGCGggcccagccaggcaccccccaggaCTCGCCTCTGCCTGCCAACACCCCACCCAGCCACAGCGCCAAGTTACTGGCTGAGCCTTCCCCGGCCAGGACCATGCATGATACCTTGCTGCCAGACGGAGACCTCGGCACCGACCTGGACGCCATCAACCCCTCTCTCACTGACTTCGACTTCCAGg GAAACCTGTGGGAACAGCTGAAGGATGACAGCTTGGCCCTTGACCCCTTGGTCCTGGTGACCTCGTCCCCGACACCACCTCCAATGCCACCACCTCCACCGCCACCCCATTGCTTCGCGCCAGGGTCCTGTCCGGCAGAGACGGGCAGTGGGGCCGGCGACTTGGCATCACCAGGCAGTGGGGGCTCCGGGGCATTGGGTGACCTGCACCTCACCACCCTCTACTCGGCTTTCATGGAGCTGGAGCCCACACCCCCCACGGCCCCTGCTGGCCCCTCTGTGTACCTCAGCCCCAGCTCCAAGCCCATGGCCCTAGCATGA